A region of Streptomyces sp. TG1A-60 DNA encodes the following proteins:
- a CDS encoding IS4 family transposase, with protein MQEKSVITRTVEAAGGVYAPGHLGELTQIVDFVLVDTVIEETRSREKRLRLLPSRVVVYFVLALALFEDCSYRGVWGKLTAGLEGLPLVRPAVSSLSRARRRIGAAPLRRLFEIIAGPVAHIGQAGSFYRGLRTVAVDGTLLHVPDEEALTWRYPKRAGESVEFGYPLLRLVVLVECGTRAVLAAAFGPESDGELTYAGRLLSVLDRTMLLLADAGFDGAEFARDVQATGAQFLVRSSARRIPTPFRRLGDGSYLARIGYGVLPVLLTVRVIEASVTVTLADGTVRTEQWRLLTSLLDPAAHPAAGLVDLYHERWQSETTYFSIKATMLDGRVLRSRSLTGLDQEVYALLTTYQALIRAAADTACTRPGLDMDRISFTVLQTTAADTVTTATGILPPAGPAELLGTIGRTVLDALHPARHQHRVKARTRKNPTSKYGPNAGQQPTTSQNYTIRTAITFFEHGLANRSRT; from the coding sequence TTGCAGGAGAAGTCTGTCATCACGCGCACGGTCGAGGCGGCCGGGGGTGTGTACGCGCCCGGTCACTTGGGCGAGTTGACCCAGATCGTGGACTTCGTACTGGTGGACACGGTGATCGAGGAGACCAGGTCACGTGAGAAACGGCTGCGACTGCTGCCGTCCCGGGTTGTGGTCTACTTCGTCCTCGCGCTGGCCCTGTTCGAGGACTGCTCCTATCGGGGCGTGTGGGGCAAGCTGACGGCAGGGCTGGAGGGACTGCCGTTGGTGCGTCCGGCGGTCTCCTCGCTGTCCAGGGCCCGACGGCGAATAGGAGCAGCACCGCTGCGACGGCTGTTCGAGATCATCGCCGGGCCCGTCGCCCACATCGGGCAGGCCGGTTCGTTCTATCGAGGGCTGCGGACCGTGGCCGTGGACGGCACCCTGCTGCACGTGCCCGATGAGGAGGCGCTCACCTGGCGCTATCCCAAGCGAGCGGGCGAGAGCGTGGAGTTCGGCTACCCGCTGCTGCGACTCGTGGTCCTGGTCGAGTGTGGCACCCGTGCCGTGTTGGCCGCCGCGTTCGGTCCCGAGAGTGACGGCGAACTCACCTACGCAGGCCGCCTGTTGAGTGTGCTGGACCGCACGATGCTCCTGCTGGCCGATGCCGGCTTCGATGGAGCCGAGTTCGCCCGGGACGTCCAGGCCACCGGCGCCCAGTTCCTGGTGCGCTCCTCCGCCCGCCGGATACCCACCCCCTTCCGGCGCCTGGGCGACGGCTCCTACCTGGCCCGGATCGGCTACGGCGTCCTGCCCGTCCTGCTGACCGTCCGCGTCATCGAGGCATCCGTGACCGTCACGCTGGCCGACGGCACCGTCCGCACCGAGCAGTGGCGCCTGCTCACCAGCCTCCTCGACCCGGCCGCCCACCCGGCCGCCGGACTCGTGGATCTCTACCACGAGCGGTGGCAGTCGGAGACGACGTACTTCTCGATCAAGGCGACCATGCTGGATGGCCGCGTCCTGCGCTCCCGCAGCCTGACCGGCCTCGACCAGGAGGTCTACGCCCTGCTCACCACCTACCAGGCCCTGATCCGCGCCGCCGCCGACACCGCCTGCACCCGGCCCGGCCTGGACATGGACCGCATCAGCTTCACCGTCCTGCAGACCACCGCTGCCGACACCGTCACCACCGCGACCGGAATCCTGCCCCCGGCGGGACCCGCCGAACTCCTCGGCACCATCGGCCGGACCGTCCTCGACGCCCTGCACCCCGCCCGCCACCAGCACCGCGTCAAGGCCCGCACCCGCAAGAACCCCACCAGCAAGTACGGACCGAACGCCGGACAACAGCCCACGACCAGCCAGAACTACACCATCCGAACCGCCA
- a CDS encoding tetratricopeptide repeat protein, with translation MADTRLIQGRYRLLDMIGRGGMGEVWRARDESLGRQVAVKCLKSVTTQPDQSSTRVLRERFRREARVVGALQHRGVTVVHDFGEFDGVLFLVMELLEGRNLSQLLEDNKHHPLPVADVVEVAHQVAAALAYTHQQGVVHRDLKPANIMRLTDGTVKICDFGIARLGRDATFTSRLTGTGIAMGTPHYMSPEQISGDQVDQRSDLYSFGCVLYEIATGVPPFDLDDAWAVLMGHRETAPRPPRSHRGDVPAYLDRIILDLLAKEPGERPHDARELGRRIGEGRTAGVSTPVVTPARMPAVTPAPAVPPARMPVPVPTIMSPPAGPSARLHPGPPASRERRLPSWTRGMTTGHKATGAGPGLSPPDASAGLTGEWTARPATGRAEHPVGSARPTPSPESLTTLAGRHNAGLSLGRLGRWTEAGEVHRAVAVERAHVLGPDHPDTLSSRYEVGFTLSRTARPADALREFAHVARARAHVLGPDHPDTLTARQEMAYVLGQLGRHFEAHQAYLSVLAAREHRVGPDHPDTLRCRHNLAFNLSRLGRLEDSYRMAGEVAAARTRVLGANHPDTLVTRCEVAHALGQLGRWTEALQTYREVAESRAQALGPDHPDTLAARHEVGISLGRLGRGTEALTLFSNLADDRARVHGPAHSETLRARHGLCVNLGRLGRWEEALAESRDVCAQRERVLGPDHPDTLVSRREVAVGLGWLGRWTDALTEYRSVADARERVLGADHPDALASRNDEAHCLEQLGRGQEAVELYRRVAALRHRRPTGGH, from the coding sequence ATGGCGGACACCAGGCTGATCCAGGGCCGGTACCGGCTGCTCGATATGATCGGGCGCGGCGGGATGGGTGAGGTATGGCGGGCGAGGGACGAGTCGCTGGGCCGACAGGTCGCGGTCAAGTGCCTCAAGTCCGTCACCACCCAGCCCGACCAGTCCTCCACCCGGGTCCTGCGGGAACGCTTCCGGCGCGAGGCGCGCGTGGTGGGCGCCCTCCAGCACCGTGGCGTGACCGTCGTCCACGACTTCGGCGAGTTCGACGGAGTGCTCTTCCTCGTCATGGAACTGCTGGAGGGCCGCAACCTCAGCCAGCTCCTGGAGGACAACAAACACCATCCGCTGCCTGTCGCCGACGTCGTCGAGGTGGCCCACCAGGTGGCCGCCGCTCTCGCCTATACCCATCAACAGGGCGTCGTGCACCGGGACTTGAAGCCCGCGAACATCATGCGGCTCACCGACGGCACGGTGAAGATCTGCGACTTCGGCATTGCCCGCCTCGGCCGGGACGCCACCTTCACCTCCCGTCTCACCGGCACCGGCATCGCGATGGGCACCCCGCACTACATGTCGCCGGAACAGATCAGCGGCGACCAGGTCGACCAGCGCAGCGACCTGTACTCCTTCGGCTGTGTGCTCTACGAGATCGCCACCGGGGTGCCGCCGTTCGACCTCGACGACGCCTGGGCGGTCCTCATGGGCCACCGCGAGACCGCCCCGCGACCCCCGCGCAGCCACCGTGGCGATGTCCCCGCATACCTCGACCGGATCATCCTGGACCTGCTGGCCAAGGAGCCCGGGGAACGCCCGCACGACGCCCGTGAGTTGGGCCGCCGCATCGGAGAGGGCCGTACGGCGGGTGTCTCGACGCCCGTCGTGACCCCCGCCAGGATGCCCGCGGTCACCCCGGCGCCGGCCGTGCCCCCCGCCAGGATGCCCGTCCCGGTGCCCACGATCATGTCGCCCCCAGCGGGGCCCAGCGCCCGCCTCCACCCCGGACCGCCCGCGTCGCGCGAGCGCCGGCTGCCCTCCTGGACGCGTGGCATGACCACCGGTCACAAGGCCACCGGCGCCGGCCCGGGCCTCTCCCCGCCGGACGCCTCCGCCGGGCTCACCGGAGAGTGGACCGCCCGCCCGGCGACCGGCCGCGCCGAGCACCCCGTAGGCAGTGCACGGCCCACCCCCTCACCGGAGTCGCTCACCACCCTGGCCGGTCGGCACAACGCAGGCCTGAGCCTGGGGCGTCTCGGCCGCTGGACGGAGGCCGGCGAGGTGCACCGCGCGGTCGCCGTCGAACGCGCGCACGTCCTCGGCCCCGACCACCCCGACACCCTGTCCAGCCGCTACGAGGTCGGGTTCACCCTCAGCCGCACCGCCCGCCCCGCCGACGCTCTGCGCGAGTTCGCCCACGTCGCCCGCGCCCGCGCGCACGTCCTCGGCCCCGACCACCCCGACACCCTCACCGCCCGGCAGGAAATGGCCTACGTCCTGGGCCAGTTGGGCCGCCACTTCGAAGCCCACCAGGCGTACCTGTCCGTCCTCGCCGCCCGTGAACACCGCGTGGGGCCCGACCACCCGGACACCCTGCGCTGCCGCCACAACCTGGCCTTCAACCTCAGCAGGCTGGGCCGCCTGGAGGACTCGTACCGCATGGCGGGCGAGGTCGCCGCCGCTCGCACCCGCGTGCTGGGCGCCAACCATCCCGACACCCTCGTCACCCGGTGCGAAGTCGCCCACGCACTCGGCCAGCTGGGTCGCTGGACCGAGGCACTGCAGACCTACCGGGAGGTGGCCGAGTCCCGCGCACAGGCCCTCGGCCCGGACCACCCCGACACCCTCGCGGCCCGCCACGAGGTCGGCATCAGCCTCGGTCGGCTCGGCCGCGGCACCGAAGCCCTGACCCTCTTCAGCAACCTGGCCGACGACCGTGCCCGTGTGCACGGACCCGCCCACAGCGAGACGTTGCGCGCCCGCCACGGCCTCTGCGTCAACCTCGGCCGCCTCGGCCGCTGGGAGGAGGCTCTCGCCGAGTCACGCGACGTGTGCGCCCAGCGCGAGCGCGTCCTCGGCCCGGACCACCCCGACACCCTCGTCAGCCGCCGCGAGGTCGCCGTCGGCCTCGGCTGGCTCGGCCGCTGGACCGACGCCCTCACCGAGTACCGGAGCGTCGCCGACGCCCGCGAACGGGTTCTCGGCGCAGACCACCCCGACGCCCTCGCCAGCCGCAACGACGAGGCCCACTGCCTGGAGCAGCTCGGCCGCGGCCAGGAGGCGGTGGAGCTGTACCGGAGAGTGGCTGCGTTACGGCACCGGCGGCCGACCGGGGGGCACTGA
- a CDS encoding NAD(P)/FAD-dependent oxidoreductase, whose product MPATPAPAAQPGRPAGPRPHDSYDAVIVGGGHNGLVAAAYLARAGRSVLVLERLDHTGGAAVSTRPFAGVDARLSRYSYLVSLLPRKIVRDLDLDFRVRGRTISSYTPVERDGQPTGLLVGGGERRTREAFARLTGSGREYEAWQRFYGMTGRVAERVFPTLTEPLPTRDGLRRRIDDEEAWRTLFEEPIGTAVESTFGDDLVRGVVLTDALIGTFADAHDPSLRQNRCFLYHVIGGGTGSWDVPVGGMGALTDALATAAREAGAVIAAGHEARRIATDGRSAEITYRTADTEGTVAARHVLVNASPRELAALTGDEPPAPAEGAQLKVNMLLRRLPRLRDEAVDPREAFAGTFHIAEGYGQLATAYAQAASGTLPEAPPCEVYCHSLTDPTILGPELVEEGYQTLTLFGLHTPARLFEAHNDAVREELLKSTLAQLDAHLAEPLADCLATDADGRPCIEARGPLDLERDLGLPGGNIFHRDLAWPHTQEGTGRWGVETRHPNVLLCGAGAVRGGGVSGVPGHNAAMAVLETAF is encoded by the coding sequence ATGCCCGCCACCCCCGCACCCGCAGCCCAGCCCGGACGCCCGGCCGGACCCCGGCCGCACGACTCCTACGACGCCGTGATCGTCGGCGGTGGCCACAACGGCCTGGTCGCCGCCGCCTACCTCGCCCGCGCCGGGCGCTCCGTGCTCGTGCTGGAACGGCTGGACCACACCGGCGGCGCCGCCGTGTCCACCCGGCCGTTCGCCGGCGTCGACGCCCGGCTGTCCCGCTACTCGTACCTGGTCAGCCTGCTGCCCCGGAAGATCGTGCGGGACCTCGACCTCGACTTCCGGGTCCGTGGTCGCACGATCTCCTCGTACACCCCCGTCGAACGCGACGGACAGCCCACCGGCCTGCTCGTCGGCGGCGGCGAGCGCCGCACCCGCGAGGCGTTCGCGCGCCTGACCGGTTCGGGCCGCGAGTACGAGGCCTGGCAGCGGTTCTACGGGATGACGGGCCGGGTCGCCGAGCGGGTGTTCCCGACGCTCACCGAGCCCCTGCCCACCCGGGACGGACTGCGCCGACGGATCGACGACGAGGAGGCATGGCGGACGCTCTTCGAGGAGCCGATCGGTACGGCCGTCGAGTCCACGTTCGGCGACGACCTCGTCCGCGGTGTCGTCCTCACCGACGCCCTCATCGGCACCTTCGCGGACGCCCACGACCCCTCCCTCCGCCAGAACCGTTGCTTCCTCTACCACGTGATCGGCGGCGGCACGGGCTCCTGGGACGTGCCCGTAGGTGGCATGGGCGCGCTCACGGACGCCCTGGCCACGGCCGCGCGCGAGGCCGGTGCGGTGATCGCCGCGGGCCACGAGGCACGGCGGATCGCGACGGACGGACGGTCCGCCGAGATCACCTACCGGACGGCCGACACGGAGGGCACCGTCGCCGCCCGGCACGTACTGGTCAACGCCTCACCCCGGGAACTGGCCGCCCTGACCGGCGACGAACCGCCCGCCCCCGCCGAGGGTGCCCAACTGAAGGTGAACATGCTGCTCAGGCGGCTGCCGAGGCTCCGCGACGAGGCCGTCGACCCGCGCGAGGCGTTCGCCGGGACCTTCCACATCGCCGAGGGGTACGGCCAACTGGCGACCGCCTACGCACAGGCCGCCTCCGGCACGCTGCCCGAGGCACCGCCCTGCGAGGTCTACTGCCACTCTCTCACCGACCCGACCATCCTCGGCCCGGAGCTGGTCGAGGAGGGCTACCAGACGCTCACCCTGTTCGGTCTGCACACGCCCGCGCGGCTCTTCGAGGCCCACAACGACGCCGTACGGGAGGAGCTGCTGAAGTCGACCCTCGCCCAGCTGGACGCCCACCTCGCCGAGCCCCTCGCCGACTGCCTGGCCACCGACGCCGACGGCCGCCCCTGCATCGAGGCCAGAGGCCCCCTCGACCTCGAACGCGACCTGGGCCTGCCTGGCGGCAACATCTTCCACCGCGACCTCGCCTGGCCCCACACCCAGGAAGGGACCGGCCGCTGGGGCGTCGAGACCCGCCACCCCAACGTCCTGCTGTGCGGCGCGGGCGCGGTGCGTGGCGGCGGGGTCAGCGGGGTGCCGGGACACAACGCGGCGATGGCGGTCCTGGAGACCGCCTTCTGA
- a CDS encoding nitronate monooxygenase family protein codes for MQTELSNRLGVRYAVFGFTPFPAVAAAISRAGGFGVLGAVRYTAPDDLKRDLDWIEAHVDGNPYGLDVVMPAKKVEGVTEADVEAMIPESHRQFVKDTLARYGVPELAEGEASGWRITGWMEQVARNQLDVAFDYPIRLLANALGSPPADVIRRAHEQDVLVAALAGSARHARKHAEAGIDIVVAQGYEAGGHTGEIASMVLTPEVVDAVDPLPVLAAGGIGSGRQVAAALALGAQGVWLGSLWLTTTEAELPSPRLIEKLLAAGSGDTVRSRALTGKPARQLRTEWTDAWDDPAGPGTLPMPLQGLLVAEAVSRIQKYEVEPLLGTPVGQIVGRMNSERSVQAVFDDLTRGFEEAVNRVNRIAGRSEEQ; via the coding sequence ATGCAGACGGAGCTGAGCAACAGACTCGGAGTCCGGTACGCCGTGTTCGGCTTCACGCCGTTCCCCGCCGTCGCCGCGGCCATCAGCCGGGCCGGCGGCTTCGGGGTGCTCGGCGCGGTCCGCTACACGGCCCCCGACGACCTCAAACGGGACCTCGACTGGATCGAGGCGCACGTCGACGGCAATCCGTACGGCCTGGACGTCGTCATGCCGGCCAAGAAGGTCGAGGGCGTGACGGAGGCCGACGTCGAGGCGATGATCCCCGAGAGCCACCGCCAGTTCGTGAAGGACACCCTCGCCAGATACGGCGTACCCGAACTCGCCGAGGGGGAGGCCTCCGGCTGGCGTATCACCGGCTGGATGGAGCAGGTCGCCCGCAATCAGCTCGACGTCGCCTTCGACTACCCGATCCGGCTGCTCGCCAACGCCCTCGGCTCGCCGCCCGCCGACGTCATCCGACGCGCCCACGAACAGGACGTGCTCGTCGCCGCGCTCGCCGGCAGCGCCCGGCACGCCCGCAAGCACGCCGAGGCCGGTATCGACATCGTCGTCGCCCAGGGCTACGAGGCCGGCGGTCACACCGGCGAGATCGCCTCCATGGTGCTGACCCCCGAAGTCGTCGACGCCGTCGACCCGTTGCCCGTCCTGGCCGCCGGCGGCATCGGCAGCGGACGGCAGGTGGCCGCCGCCCTCGCGCTCGGCGCCCAGGGCGTCTGGCTCGGCTCGCTCTGGCTGACCACCACCGAGGCCGAACTGCCCTCGCCCCGGCTGATCGAGAAGCTGCTCGCCGCCGGTTCCGGAGACACCGTCCGCTCCCGCGCCCTCACCGGCAAACCCGCACGCCAGCTCCGTACCGAATGGACCGACGCCTGGGACGACCCCGCCGGACCCGGCACCCTCCCCATGCCCCTCCAGGGGCTGTTGGTCGCCGAGGCGGTCTCCCGCATCCAGAAGTACGAGGTGGAGCCCCTGCTCGGCACCCCGGTCGGGCAGATCGTGGGCCGGATGAACAGCGAGCGCAGCGTCCAGGCCGTCTTCGACGACCTCACCCGCGGCTTCGAGGAGGCCGTGAACCGCGTCAACCGCATCGCCGGAAGGAGCGAGGAACAGTGA